A region from the Branchiostoma floridae strain S238N-H82 chromosome 9, Bfl_VNyyK, whole genome shotgun sequence genome encodes:
- the LOC118422256 gene encoding tyrosine-protein kinase receptor Tie-1-like yields the protein MEPWLKNRRNLYLEDLIGEGEFGHVRKGVLREEGQQAVIVAAKTLRVDRANEITYRDFAKEASLLIEVNDDGGHVNIVSLIGLVVDAVNKRDPRYILVEYAEPGELLWYLVSIQNNQHRAGFPPGLGRQLTEVAIDVARGMLELKRRRITHRDLACRNIVLTSPGGQAGRLVAKISDFGLARDVYETTQYMRHPLTNVLLPIKWMALESLIEGVFSCKSDMWGFGVIMWEIATLGGTPYPEVHGYETLVTRLRRGHRLQKPNGCSDELYELMTLCWLDDPDVRPTPDVIEDRLEQLLQQNRAFFQET from the exons ATGGAGCCATGGCTGAAGAACAGGAGGAATCTATATCTTGAGGATCTGATCGGAGAGGGAGAATTTGGTCACGTGAGGAAGGGTGTGCTGCGAGAAGAAGGACAACAGGCTGTTATTGTAGCTGCCAAAACCCTGAG GGTGGATCGAGCCAATGAAATCACCTACCGGGACTTCGCGAAGGAAGCAAGTCTGCTCATCGAAGTGAACGATGATGGAGGTCACGTGAACATCGTCAGTCTGATCGGACTGGTTGTTGATGCAGTTAACAAGAGAG ATCCACGGTACATTCTGGTTGAGTACGCTGAGCCAGGAGAGCTGCTCTGGTATCTGGTGAGcatacaaaacaaccaacacCGGGCAGGCTTTCCGCCGGGCTTAGGGCGACAGCTCACCGAGGTGGCCATTGATGTCGCCCGGGGGATGCTGGAACTCAAACGCCGACGg ATCACCCATCGTGACCTGGCTTGTAGGAACATCGTCCTGACCTCTCCTGGTGGCCAGGCCGGACGGCTGGTCGCCAAAATCTCCGACTTTGGACTGGCCCGTGACGTGTACGAGACGACACAGTACATGAGGCACCCTCTG ACAAATGTACTGCTTCCAATCAAGTGGATGGCGCTAGAGTCTCTTATCGAGGGTGTTTTCAGCTGCAAGAGTGACATGTGGGGATTTGGAGTCATCATGTGGGAGATAGCGACTTTGG GAGGAACCCCATATCCCGAGGTTCATGGCTACGAGACTCTGGTGACGAGGCTCCGCCGAGGGCACCGCCTGCAGAAACCAAACGGCTGTTCAGACGAGCT GTATGAACTGATGACCCTCTGCTGGCTGGATGACCCGGATGTACGACCCACGCCTGACGTCATAGAGGACAGGTTGGAACAACTGCTGCAACAGAACAGG GCTTTCTTCCAGGAGACCTAG